TCAACCACCACAAACAGGAGGTAGTATGCTTACTACATCGTTATCTTTTAATGCAATATCTAAACTATCTATGAAATTATCATTTATAGCAATAGCACTAATCTCTAACCATTCTTTTAAATCTTCAATTTTCAATAACTCATTTTTTAATTCACGAACATTTTTTACATTTAATTCAATAGAATTTTTATTAATAGGTCCTAAAAAATTAATCTTTACCATTTTCATATACCTTTTCTAATAAAATATTTTCAGGAACAGGTCTGCTAAAATAATACCCTTGATACTCATCGCAACCTAAGTGTTTTAAGAAATTTAAAATCTCAATATTTTCTACACCTTCAGCTACAGAGCGTTTATTTAAAGATTTAATAACATTTACAATAAACTCAACCAATCTTCTATTTTTTTCATTAGTATCTATATTTTGTATAAAGCACTTATCAATCTTAACAACATCAAAATCTAAATCTTGGTCATTTAAATAAGATAAAGAACTATATCCTTTACCAAAATCGTCCATTGATAAACCTACATTAAGTTTTTTGATTTTATCAATAATAGCCTTACTTGTTGCATTTTCTATTGAAAAGCTTTCTGTGATTTCAAATTCAATTAATCTTGGCGGTATGCCTTGAATGTTTTTTTCTATTGTATGAACTATTCCTTCGCTTAAAAGCTGCTTGGTGCTTAGATTTATACTAAGTTTTAATTCAAGACCTTTTTCTAACCATCTTCTTTGAGCTTCACAAGCCATTTTAATAATTTCATTACCTAAAGTAATAATTAAATTACTTCTTTCGCAAATTCCTATAAATTGGTCTGGAAATATTAATTTATCTCCTTTTTGCCATCTAACAAGAGCTTCTGCTCCTATAATTTTGCCAGATTTTACATCTACTTTTGGCTGATAATATAATAAGAATTCTTTATTTACAATGCCATTTCTTATATCTTGTTGTAGCTTTAAATTAGCTTCATTTTGTTTGCCAATTTCTGCCGTATAACCAAATATCCAATTATCTCCACTAGCTTTATCATTTTCTATTGCTAAATCAGCATTTCCTATACATTCGTGTAAATTCTTGCTATCTTTTGGATATATGCTAAATCCAACTCTAGCATTAATTTTAAATGGCTCATATTCTATTAAATCATCATTTGAATTAATTTTAATGCTTCTTGCGGTTAGTTTTTGATGATATTTTTTAGCTAATGTAAAATAATCTTCATTTTTATCTACTTCAATTACTAATAAAAACTCATCAGCACTAACCCTAGCAAGGCATTCAAAAGTAGTTTTATTTTGTATAAATTTATATTTATCATATTTTATAAAATCTAAGCTCTCAAAATGTTCATTATCGCCTGTTGCCATACCTTTTAAGGTTGTATAAAGTCTATAAGCTACGATTTTTAAAACTTCATCACCAAAACTTCTTCCA
This is a stretch of genomic DNA from Campylobacter sp. RM12651. It encodes these proteins:
- a CDS encoding MoaD/ThiS family protein — protein: MVKINFLGPINKNSIELNVKNVRELKNELLKIEDLKEWLEISAIAINDNFIDSLDIALKDNDVVSILPPVCGG
- a CDS encoding bifunctional diguanylate cyclase/phosphodiesterase; protein product: MKERKSILEESIKSLTLYSIIFFALIFSVGIFVIKSSYTEEVNSLEQEYNEQINLSSNKYIKEELKNIKKYLDAEFSYLDDSAKEFVDSAYNFALNYLNTHEDKQKALEFLKANMGYPIDIDVFDGIDPTYYYYARYVELDNKKILRVTLNPKKYEETQRVVALNNIKNLHNAQLSYFNAKRLDDNFNFLGNERWYCVYENEAYTCYDKNWWLALEFTVKSDVLKEALEEVKSKRFESALIQGAFLGCSILIGFLGILVYIIRKKKEVRSQIELATKHFDVALNKHISNFNKNKQLNSDFAFKEFRTLSYALLRFIRQIQAKDGNIKKQAYIDNITGLMNMISVTESLDNYVKKDNKVLLFLFFNIDNFRIYNSMYGRSFGDEVLKIVAYRLYTTLKGMATGDNEHFESLDFIKYDKYKFIQNKTTFECLARVSADEFLLVIEVDKNEDYFTLAKKYHQKLTARSIKINSNDDLIEYEPFKINARVGFSIYPKDSKNLHECIGNADLAIENDKASGDNWIFGYTAEIGKQNEANLKLQQDIRNGIVNKEFLLYYQPKVDVKSGKIIGAEALVRWQKGDKLIFPDQFIGICERSNLIITLGNEIIKMACEAQRRWLEKGLELKLSINLSTKQLLSEGIVHTIEKNIQGIPPRLIEFEITESFSIENATSKAIIDKIKKLNVGLSMDDFGKGYSSLSYLNDQDLDFDVVKIDKCFIQNIDTNEKNRRLVEFIVNVIKSLNKRSVAEGVENIEILNFLKHLGCDEYQGYYFSRPVPENILLEKVYENGKD